The following proteins come from a genomic window of Candidatus Thermoplasmatota archaeon:
- the thiC gene encoding phosphomethylpyrimidine synthase produces MSLTKLASELAVQLKEVAKAENLELERIHRGFKKGSIALPFNPIHSPKPLGIGSGLRVKINANIGTSPDYANLEEELEKAKIAIEYKTDTLMDLSIGGDIDLIRKKILKSANIPVGTVPIYQAGIEFAKKSAIVRMTEDSIFNAIERHAKDGVDFMTLHCGITKESIEKLRVQKRVTGVVSRGGAFLVAWMLHNQKENPLYKNYDYLLELAEKYSFTISLGDGLRPGCIADASDRPQIQELIIVGELVERAREKGVQVIVEGPGHVPLNQIEANVRMEKAICKNAPFYVLGPLVTDIAPGYDHLVGAIGGALAAYYGADFLCYVTPGEHLALPSVNDVKEGVIASRIAAHVADLARGKNYKLDLEMAKARFSLNWKKQFELAVDSEKAKEYRRKRKPQYSETCSMCGKYCAMRIVKEYLE; encoded by the coding sequence ATGTCTCTTACCAAACTAGCTTCAGAACTGGCAGTACAGCTAAAAGAAGTTGCTAAAGCTGAAAATTTAGAGTTAGAAAGAATACATAGGGGGTTTAAAAAAGGCTCTATAGCACTGCCTTTTAACCCAATTCACTCTCCAAAACCTTTAGGTATAGGTAGCGGGCTTAGAGTCAAAATCAACGCCAACATTGGCACTTCGCCTGATTATGCAAATTTAGAAGAAGAGCTGGAGAAAGCTAAAATTGCAATAGAATATAAGACTGATACTCTCATGGACTTGAGTATAGGAGGGGATATCGATTTGATTAGAAAGAAAATATTGAAGAGCGCGAATATTCCAGTTGGCACAGTGCCTATCTACCAAGCAGGTATAGAATTTGCAAAGAAGAGCGCAATAGTGCGCATGACTGAAGATTCTATTTTCAACGCTATTGAGAGGCATGCGAAAGATGGTGTTGATTTTATGACGCTACATTGCGGCATTACTAAAGAGAGCATTGAGAAATTGAGAGTTCAAAAAAGAGTTACTGGCGTTGTTAGTAGGGGTGGAGCTTTTTTAGTTGCTTGGATGCTGCACAATCAAAAAGAGAACCCACTTTACAAAAACTACGATTATTTACTAGAACTTGCTGAGAAATATTCTTTCACAATTTCGCTGGGCGATGGTTTGAGGCCAGGCTGTATTGCAGATGCAAGCGATAGGCCGCAGATTCAAGAGCTTATAATAGTGGGGGAGCTCGTAGAAAGAGCGAGAGAGAAAGGAGTTCAAGTTATAGTTGAAGGTCCTGGGCATGTGCCTCTAAACCAAATAGAAGCTAATGTTAGGATGGAGAAGGCAATTTGTAAAAATGCGCCTTTTTACGTGCTAGGACCGCTTGTTACAGATATAGCTCCAGGCTACGACCATTTAGTAGGTGCAATTGGAGGCGCTTTAGCAGCTTATTACGGAGCTGATTTTCTGTGCTACGTAACCCCTGGTGAGCATCTTGCTCTGCCAAGCGTTAATGATGTAAAAGAAGGCGTTATTGCCAGTAGAATTGCAGCTCATGTAGCAGATTTAGCAAGAGGCAAGAATTACAAGCTTGACCTAGAAATGGCTAAAGCAAGATTTTCTCTAAATTGGAAAAAGCAGTTTGAACTTGCAGTTGATAGCGAGAAGGCAAAAGAATACAGAAGAAAGCGCAAGCCTCAATACAGTGAAACATGCTCTATGTGCGGTAAGTACTGCGCAATGAGGATAGTGAAGGAGTATTTGGAGTAG
- a CDS encoding ATPase domain-containing protein, giving the protein MEKRLRCATGIEGLDNILNGGIPIGNSVLVAGACGSGKTTLSMEFLVNGAKLGDTCMFISVTEPVSKLVENLKSFNFFDPKLIAERKLNLFDLGSIYERLGIEKKGYTISNVEPIVNAIEDITKKLNAKRLVIDSITAVCHQLENRTRIRELIFNLGRVLSALKCTTLMTSEVQPTGSWGGLPGVMYSVYGIEEAIADGIILLGTIERKGYMLRTLHVVKMRGTTHSLAKYILDLTPNGVVLIPLLKWGAESG; this is encoded by the coding sequence ATGGAAAAGCGCTTGCGTTGCGCGACAGGCATTGAGGGATTAGATAATATTTTAAACGGAGGCATCCCAATTGGCAATAGTGTACTTGTTGCAGGCGCTTGCGGCTCAGGTAAAACAACTCTTTCAATGGAGTTTTTAGTTAATGGCGCTAAACTTGGCGATACTTGCATGTTCATTTCTGTTACAGAGCCTGTCTCTAAACTTGTGGAAAACTTAAAAAGCTTCAATTTCTTCGACCCAAAGCTTATAGCTGAAAGGAAGCTAAACCTTTTCGACTTGGGTAGTATTTACGAACGACTAGGTATAGAGAAAAAAGGCTATACTATTTCTAACGTAGAGCCTATTGTAAATGCAATTGAAGATATAACAAAGAAGCTAAATGCTAAAAGACTTGTGATAGATTCTATTACTGCGGTATGCCATCAGTTGGAGAATAGAACTAGGATAAGAGAACTTATATTCAATTTAGGTAGAGTTCTTTCAGCGCTTAAGTGCACTACTTTAATGACTTCTGAAGTACAGCCTACAGGCTCATGGGGCGGTTTGCCAGGAGTAATGTATTCTGTATACGGTATAGAAGAAGCCATTGCAGACGGTATAATTTTACTTGGTACTATAGAAAGGAAAGGCTATATGCTGAGAACTTTACATGTAGTTAAAATGAGAGGCACGACGCACTCACTTGCAAAATATATCCTTGACTTGACTCCAAATGGCGTTGTACTCATACCTTTACTTAAATGGGGTGCTGAAAGTGGCTGA
- a CDS encoding RAD55 family ATPase, with product MPTTGIPKLDSVLMDGIPEGFSVLVVGSPGSGTELFAKQFAGAAVKGEKALYFTTTEGHEEVKATMRSYGWREDIEVISIATQYYEKVLSKELEASRLKREGLSISDIAKLTLGEEHEEVNFLETLTYELSKQKGGYRVAIDSLDFFLEHYPSEDVLSALRAIVTHIHYTKGVALLTLAKDVYDKRIENAIAAIVDCLIELEVLKIGTGFENRLIIKKVKNQPQKMATLIYSITEKGITPELITRIG from the coding sequence ATGCCTACTACAGGTATACCTAAATTGGATAGCGTACTTATGGACGGCATTCCTGAAGGCTTCTCAGTACTTGTAGTCGGCTCGCCAGGCTCTGGTACCGAGCTTTTTGCGAAGCAGTTTGCTGGCGCTGCTGTTAAAGGCGAAAAGGCTCTTTATTTTACAACTACCGAAGGTCATGAGGAAGTAAAGGCTACTATGAGAAGCTATGGGTGGCGAGAGGATATTGAAGTAATAAGTATTGCAACACAATACTATGAGAAGGTACTTTCTAAAGAGCTTGAAGCAAGTAGGCTGAAAAGAGAAGGCTTGAGCATTTCAGATATAGCTAAATTAACACTTGGTGAAGAGCACGAGGAAGTTAATTTTTTAGAAACTTTAACTTACGAGCTTTCTAAGCAGAAGGGCGGGTATAGAGTGGCTATAGACTCTTTAGACTTCTTTTTAGAGCACTATCCAAGTGAAGACGTACTCTCAGCTTTAAGAGCCATTGTGACTCATATCCATTACACGAAGGGTGTAGCGCTGCTCACACTTGCAAAAGATGTTTATGATAAAAGGATAGAAAATGCTATTGCAGCTATAGTAGATTGCTTGATAGAATTAGAGGTTCTTAAAATAGGCACAGGCTTCGAGAATAGATTGATAATAAAGAAAGTTAAGAATCAGCCTCAAAAAATGGCAACTTTGATTTACTCGATAACAGAGAAAGGAATTACTCCTGAGCTGATTACGAGAATAGGGTGA
- a CDS encoding ABC transporter permease: protein MRLTKILGCSFDGLRRKKWRTFLTIIGVTITIMLIVSNISMMEGFKEYYVNEVKSIGSNWLFVSPGKYEESAQGGWQRVTPYIYPLTIEDSENISNAEHVVYASPIIEGGIFLPLFNKSFALSGITSEYFSIFRLTLERGELFNDSYIYEEGSDIPVIVGYEVAKILNNTVRAQGIVNITNYNFTVIGILNHKVAPFFMPSFDRAMFIPVAIAMDITGKGNELDKIAVEVDSYENIDIVASRIKEVLKESHYGIEDFWVVSLADVVELTNRQLGQFDILTQITNLLALVVAGVVILVVMIMTVTERKREIGIMRAVGAERKHILAIFLGEAGIITLTSYLIGSVLGFMLVSSIKVYLKGMFAFINISKTIPYSMVVAFYTCVPLCLIFALYPAWKATKVSPVEAIRYE, encoded by the coding sequence ATGAGATTGACTAAAATTTTGGGTTGTAGCTTTGACGGATTAAGAAGGAAAAAATGGAGAACGTTTCTTACAATTATCGGTGTAACAATAACAATAATGCTTATTGTCTCGAATATTTCTATGATGGAAGGTTTCAAAGAATATTATGTTAATGAAGTAAAGAGCATAGGCTCTAATTGGCTGTTTGTCTCGCCCGGTAAGTATGAAGAATCAGCGCAGGGAGGGTGGCAACGTGTAACTCCATACATATATCCACTTACAATTGAAGATTCTGAAAATATTAGTAATGCAGAGCATGTGGTTTATGCAAGCCCTATAATTGAGGGGGGTATATTCTTGCCGCTATTTAATAAATCGTTTGCTTTAAGTGGTATAACCTCAGAATACTTTTCTATATTTAGATTGACGTTAGAAAGGGGTGAGTTATTTAACGACTCTTATATTTATGAAGAAGGTAGCGATATCCCTGTGATTGTAGGTTACGAAGTCGCCAAAATACTTAATAATACTGTAAGAGCTCAGGGTATAGTAAATATTACAAACTATAATTTTACTGTTATAGGTATTTTAAATCATAAAGTAGCACCATTTTTCATGCCGTCTTTTGATAGAGCAATGTTCATTCCTGTAGCTATTGCAATGGATATTACTGGTAAGGGCAATGAGTTAGATAAAATAGCTGTCGAAGTTGACAGTTACGAGAATATAGATATTGTAGCTAGTAGAATAAAAGAGGTTTTGAAAGAGAGCCATTATGGCATAGAAGATTTTTGGGTGGTTTCTTTAGCAGATGTTGTTGAGCTAACGAACCGTCAGTTAGGGCAATTTGATATTCTTACTCAAATAACGAACTTGCTTGCACTTGTTGTTGCAGGAGTAGTCATACTTGTAGTAATGATAATGACTGTTACAGAAAGGAAGCGTGAAATTGGTATAATGAGAGCTGTTGGCGCAGAACGAAAACATATATTAGCTATATTTTTAGGTGAGGCTGGAATAATCACTTTAACAAGCTATTTGATAGGCAGTGTGCTAGGTTTTATGTTAGTTAGTTCAATAAAAGTTTATCTTAAAGGTATGTTCGCTTTTATTAATATTTCTAAAACTATTCCATACTCAATGGTTGTCGCTTTCTATACCTGCGTACCACTTTGCCTAATCTTTGCTCTATACCCGGCATGGAAAGCCACAAAAGTCTCGCCTGTTGAAGCTATAAGATATGAATAA
- a CDS encoding ABC transporter ATP-binding protein: protein MTAIVKGIGLEKTFKLGKSYVHALRGIDIEINAKDYIALMGPSGSGKTTLLYILGALDRQTKGEVLFEGEALSKLSEKKLAEIRSEKIGFVFQMFYLVPTMTAFSNVLLPLTFARKRKLKNELEHAKALLKLVGLEGREHHKPNELSGGEMQRVAIARALVNDPVLLLCDEPTGNLDSKTTEELMATFDNLNDIGKTIFIVTHNEAVANYCKKILKISDGKIVG from the coding sequence GTGACAGCAATTGTTAAAGGCATAGGATTGGAAAAAACATTTAAATTAGGCAAGAGTTACGTGCATGCCTTGCGCGGTATAGACATTGAGATAAATGCCAAAGATTATATTGCACTTATGGGACCTAGTGGCTCAGGTAAAACTACTTTACTCTATATATTAGGAGCGCTAGATAGGCAGACTAAAGGTGAAGTATTGTTTGAAGGTGAAGCTCTTTCGAAACTTTCAGAGAAGAAACTTGCTGAGATAAGGTCTGAGAAGATAGGGTTTGTCTTCCAAATGTTCTATCTCGTACCGACTATGACAGCATTTTCGAACGTATTACTACCACTAACTTTTGCAAGAAAGCGTAAACTAAAGAACGAATTAGAGCATGCTAAAGCTCTACTTAAATTAGTGGGTTTAGAGGGGCGAGAGCACCATAAGCCAAATGAACTCAGCGGCGGCGAAATGCAGAGGGTAGCGATCGCTAGAGCGCTGGTAAACGACCCTGTGTTATTGCTATGCGACGAGCCTACCGGTAATCTTGATTCTAAAACGACCGAAGAATTAATGGCTACTTTCGATAATCTTAACGATATTGGCAAAACGATTTTTATAGTAACTCATAACGAAGCTGTAGCAAATTACTGTAAGAAAATATTAAAAATTTCTGATGGTAAAATAGTAGGTTGA
- a CDS encoding tRNA uridine(34) 5-carboxymethylaminomethyl modification radical SAM/GNAT enzyme Elp3, whose product MTSAEICKEILSEILARKSSTKEEVHRIKIELCRKYSAPEVPSDADILSYSAKFPNIQNLLTLKPVRSLSGVAVVAVMTSPYACPHGKCGYCPGGIEKGTAQSYTGKEPASLRASMYDYKPYLQMRARLEQLKAIGHSISKIELIVMGGTFTARAQDYQEYFIKSCFDAMNNSESKNLIEAQKKNEVASSRCIGLTIETRPDWCKQEHVEKMLAFGTTRVELGVQTLYDSVLKAVNRGHTTNDTIKATRILKDAGLKVCYHIMPGLPNVSNAEELECFNKIFSSESFKPDMLKIYPTLVIEGTELYEKWKSHEYKELDTESAVELLAKVKAQVPKWIRIQRIQRDIPSQLIIAGVKSSNLRQLVKERMTQLGLQCKCIRCREIGDKELKAEDIKLLREDYNASNGKEIFLSFEESNGSALVAYARLRFPKKPWKEILENNGIIRELKVVGHSVAIGKSAGSKEWQHRGYGRELIKECERIAKEAGANKLFVNSGVGARNYYRKLGYERIDWYMGKVLK is encoded by the coding sequence ATGACCTCTGCAGAAATTTGTAAAGAGATACTATCTGAGATCCTGGCGAGGAAATCAAGCACAAAAGAAGAGGTTCATAGAATAAAAATAGAGCTCTGTAGAAAATATTCTGCTCCTGAAGTCCCAAGCGATGCTGATATTTTGAGTTACTCTGCAAAATTTCCTAATATCCAAAATTTACTCACACTCAAGCCTGTCCGTAGTCTTTCAGGTGTTGCAGTTGTTGCAGTAATGACTTCGCCATACGCTTGCCCCCATGGCAAGTGCGGCTATTGTCCTGGAGGTATAGAAAAAGGCACAGCTCAGAGCTATACTGGTAAGGAGCCAGCTTCACTAAGAGCTAGTATGTATGACTACAAGCCATACTTGCAAATGAGGGCAAGGCTGGAGCAGTTAAAAGCTATAGGGCATTCGATAAGTAAAATTGAGCTTATTGTAATGGGCGGTACTTTTACTGCAAGAGCGCAAGATTATCAAGAATATTTTATTAAGAGCTGCTTTGACGCAATGAATAATTCAGAGAGCAAAAATTTGATTGAAGCTCAAAAAAAGAATGAAGTCGCAAGTTCAAGATGCATAGGACTTACAATAGAGACAAGACCTGATTGGTGCAAGCAAGAGCATGTGGAAAAAATGCTCGCCTTCGGTACTACAAGAGTAGAGCTTGGCGTGCAAACTCTATATGATAGTGTTTTAAAAGCTGTGAACAGGGGGCATACCACAAACGATACTATAAAAGCAACTAGAATTTTGAAAGATGCAGGTCTTAAGGTGTGCTATCATATAATGCCTGGACTGCCTAATGTGAGTAATGCTGAAGAGCTGGAGTGTTTTAATAAAATATTTAGTAGCGAATCATTCAAGCCTGACATGCTGAAAATCTATCCAACGCTTGTTATTGAGGGCACAGAGCTTTACGAGAAATGGAAATCCCACGAATACAAAGAGCTTGATACTGAGAGTGCTGTAGAGTTACTCGCCAAAGTAAAAGCTCAGGTACCCAAATGGATAAGAATTCAAAGGATTCAGCGCGATATTCCAAGTCAGCTAATCATTGCAGGGGTAAAGAGCAGCAATCTTCGCCAGCTAGTTAAAGAAAGAATGACTCAATTAGGGTTGCAATGTAAATGTATAAGGTGCAGAGAGATAGGTGATAAAGAGCTTAAAGCAGAAGATATAAAGTTATTAAGGGAAGATTACAATGCAAGTAACGGTAAAGAAATTTTTCTGAGTTTTGAAGAAAGTAATGGTAGCGCTTTGGTGGCTTACGCAAGATTAAGATTCCCAAAAAAGCCTTGGAAAGAAATTTTAGAAAATAATGGAATTATTCGTGAGCTAAAAGTAGTTGGTCATTCAGTAGCAATTGGCAAAAGTGCTGGAAGCAAAGAATGGCAGCATCGAGGCTATGGTAGAGAGCTTATAAAAGAATGCGAAAGGATTGCTAAAGAAGCTGGAGCAAACAAACTTTTCGTGAATAGTGGTGTAGGCGCTAGAAATTATTATAGAAAGCTTGGATACGAAAGAATTGATTGGTATATGGGTAAGGTGCTAAAGTGA
- a CDS encoding Lrp/AsnC ligand binding domain-containing protein translates to MAIGFVLISTAPAKEHDVYNELLKIPEIVELHPLFGEYDLIAKVEAEDFNALGEIVIDKIRTIPGVIDTKTLTGIKF, encoded by the coding sequence TTGGCAATAGGCTTCGTGCTGATAAGTACAGCTCCTGCAAAGGAGCATGATGTGTACAACGAGCTGCTGAAAATACCAGAGATAGTAGAGCTACATCCTCTTTTTGGAGAATACGATTTAATTGCAAAAGTGGAAGCTGAAGATTTCAATGCTCTCGGTGAAATAGTCATAGACAAGATAAGGACAATACCTGGCGTTATAGATACGAAGACGCTGACTGGTATAAAGTTCTGA